The Arachis ipaensis cultivar K30076 chromosome B07, Araip1.1, whole genome shotgun sequence genome includes a window with the following:
- the LOC107606005 gene encoding glutathione S-transferase TCHQD, translated as MQLYHHPFDLDSLKVRLALEEKGVDYTSHHANPITGKNLDSSFFKMNPSGRLPVFQNGSHIIYKTIDIIQYIERIAVVSAGSENISTSGREVIEWMQKIQEWDPKFFSLSHIPDKYRIYVSKFIRRVVIARMSESPELAGAYHRKLREAYQTEEKMKDPDVARRSEEHLVRLLDEVERQLGETPYLAGQDFTMADVVLIPVLARLVLLDLEKVYITNRPNIAEYWVLVQQRPSYKKVIGKHFDGWRKHKTLIKTWCFVHIRSLLKRY; from the exons ATGCAGTTATATCATCATCCATTTGATTTAGATAGTCTGAAGGTTAGACTTGCATTGGAAGAGAAAGGCGTCGATTATACGTCTCACCATGCCAATCCAATAACTGGCAAGAACTTGGATTCCTCATTCTTCAAGATGAATCCGAGCGGAAGACTACCTGTTTTCCAAAATGGATCTCACATCATATACAAGACTATAGATATAATACA GTACATAGAGAGAATTGCTGTGGTCTCGGCAGGGTCTGAGAATATCAGTACCAGTGGCAGGGAAGTGATTGAATGGATGCAGAAGATACAAGAGTGGGATCCTAAGTTCTTTTCACTTTCTCATATACCAGATAAATACCGCATTTACGTCTCCAAATTCATAAGGCGTGTTGTGATTGCCCGTATGTCCGAATCCCCTGAATTAGCAGGCGCTTACCATCGGAAGTTAAGAGAAGCCTATCAAActgaagaaaaaatgaaagacCCAGATGTTGCAAGGAGGAGCGAGGAGCACTTGGTTAGACTGCTTGACGAAGTAGAGCGGCAGCTAGGCGAAACACCATACTTAGCTGGTCAAGACTTCACCATGGCCGATGTGGTGCTTATCCCGGTGCTGGCTCGCTTAGTGCTCTTGGATTTAGAGAAAGTGTACATAACCAATAGGCCAAACATCGCCGAATACTGGGTTTTGGTTCAACAGAGGCCTAGTTATAAAAAGGTGATTGGTAAGCATTTTGATGGTTGGAGAAAACACAAAACATTAATAAAAACATGGTGCTTTGTTCATATTAGAAGTTTGCTGAAGAGATACTAG